The proteins below come from a single Corynebacterium glyciniphilum AJ 3170 genomic window:
- a CDS encoding transglycosylase domain-containing protein: MTYLRNAATLILAIVMIGVLTAFAAIPLVGGAGFAVNAGSDTVDSDLADIDDNESLPEVSTITDRDGNTLATLYDQRRYSVGEDEIADSMKQAIVAIEDRRFYEHDGVDVRGTLRALAANFSSGGVEQGASTIDQQYIKNYLLLIDAANDEERAAATETSATRKLREMKMATDLEKRYSKDEILTRYLNLISFGNGAYGIEAAARTYFSTTASDLTVPQSALLAGMVQSTSAHDPWTNPESATTRRNDVLNAMASTGALSPAERDRFVNEPLGVNENPVGQANGCIGADNAGFFCDYVLSYLEDHDLDTDELARGGYTVRTTLDPAAQDAAVNSVRSQADASTPGVSLTSNFIAPTDDAHEVVAMASSRTYGLDADVSETVLPVTHTSEGNGAGSVFKIFAAAAAMENGMGLDTTLDVPSRIEVSGMGSGGAVGCPENRYCVENAGDFKPRMSLREALATSPNTPFVAMAEKLGTDRMTDIAVQLGLRSYGAPGSYDGESSVSEFIKDSNLGSFVLGPLEVNPLELANVSASLADHGRWCEPSPVLSVKDRSGQDVVLDTPPCEQALSRGVADALANGMGGDVRNGTASGAADASGWSGPISAKTGTTETSLSAGFLGFTPGLAGATYAFNDGSQASPLCTSPLRQCGSGDLYGGNEPARAFFTAANSIIDSYGGTGLPRYDRNYDRGNPTRYRNAADTSGTAASAGNSATQQRTTTGWNMTLDEFE, encoded by the coding sequence GTGACATACCTCAGGAACGCGGCCACACTCATTCTCGCCATCGTCATGATCGGCGTGCTGACCGCTTTCGCCGCCATACCGTTGGTCGGGGGTGCAGGCTTCGCCGTCAACGCCGGGTCCGACACTGTGGACAGCGACCTGGCCGACATCGACGACAATGAGTCGCTTCCCGAGGTCAGCACCATCACGGACCGCGACGGGAATACCCTCGCCACCCTCTACGACCAGCGTCGGTACTCGGTCGGTGAGGACGAGATCGCTGACAGCATGAAACAGGCCATCGTCGCGATCGAGGACCGGCGGTTCTATGAACACGACGGTGTCGACGTGCGGGGCACCCTGCGGGCGCTGGCCGCGAACTTCTCCAGCGGCGGTGTGGAACAGGGCGCCTCCACCATCGACCAGCAGTACATCAAGAATTACCTGCTGCTCATCGATGCCGCGAACGACGAGGAACGCGCCGCGGCGACCGAGACCTCGGCCACCCGCAAGCTGCGGGAGATGAAGATGGCCACCGACCTCGAGAAGCGGTACTCGAAGGACGAGATCCTCACCCGCTATCTCAACCTCATCTCCTTCGGTAACGGTGCCTACGGCATCGAGGCTGCCGCCCGCACCTACTTCTCCACCACCGCATCCGACCTCACCGTCCCGCAGTCCGCCCTACTGGCCGGCATGGTGCAGTCCACCAGCGCCCACGACCCGTGGACGAACCCGGAGAGCGCCACAACACGGCGGAACGACGTTCTCAACGCCATGGCGTCGACCGGCGCGCTCAGCCCCGCAGAGCGCGACCGCTTCGTCAACGAGCCCCTCGGAGTGAACGAGAACCCCGTCGGTCAAGCCAACGGCTGCATCGGGGCCGACAACGCCGGTTTCTTCTGCGACTACGTCCTCTCCTATCTCGAGGATCACGACCTGGACACCGATGAGCTCGCCCGGGGCGGGTACACGGTGCGCACCACCCTGGATCCTGCCGCGCAGGACGCCGCGGTGAACTCGGTACGCTCCCAGGCCGACGCCTCCACCCCCGGAGTGTCATTGACCTCCAATTTCATTGCACCCACCGATGACGCCCACGAGGTCGTCGCGATGGCATCGTCCCGGACCTACGGGCTCGACGCCGACGTCAGTGAGACCGTCCTCCCGGTGACCCACACCTCCGAAGGCAACGGTGCAGGCAGCGTCTTCAAGATCTTCGCGGCTGCCGCGGCGATGGAGAACGGCATGGGCCTGGACACCACTCTCGACGTCCCGTCCCGCATCGAGGTGTCAGGCATGGGCAGCGGCGGTGCCGTCGGTTGTCCGGAGAACCGCTACTGCGTGGAGAACGCCGGCGACTTCAAACCCCGGATGAGCTTGCGGGAGGCACTGGCCACCAGCCCCAACACCCCGTTCGTGGCCATGGCGGAGAAACTCGGCACGGATCGGATGACTGATATCGCCGTGCAACTCGGCCTGCGGTCCTACGGTGCACCAGGGTCCTACGACGGAGAGAGTTCGGTGTCCGAGTTCATCAAGGACAGCAACCTGGGGTCTTTCGTTTTGGGCCCACTTGAGGTCAACCCGCTGGAGTTGGCGAATGTGTCCGCCAGCCTCGCCGACCACGGCCGGTGGTGCGAGCCGTCCCCCGTCCTGTCGGTCAAGGACCGCAGCGGGCAGGACGTGGTGCTGGACACCCCGCCCTGTGAACAGGCCCTCTCCCGCGGTGTCGCCGATGCCCTGGCCAACGGGATGGGCGGCGACGTGCGTAACGGTACGGCGTCCGGTGCTGCGGACGCATCAGGGTGGAGCGGCCCGATTTCCGCGAAGACCGGCACGACGGAGACCAGCCTCTCCGCCGGCTTCCTTGGTTTCACCCCGGGCCTGGCCGGTGCCACCTACGCCTTCAACGACGGTTCCCAGGCGTCCCCGCTGTGCACCTCTCCCCTGCGCCAGTGCGGAAGCGGCGATCTGTACGGCGGCAATGAACCGGCGCGGGCATTCTTCACCGCAGCGAACTCGATCATCGACAGCTACGGCGGCACCGGTCTGCCGCGGTACGACCGCAACTACGACCGGGGCAATCCCACCCGGTACCGCAATGCTGCGGACACGTCCGGTACCGCTGCGAGCGCCGGCAACTCAGCGACACAGCAGCGGACCACTACCGGCTGGAATATGACACTCGACGAGTTCGAGTAG
- a CDS encoding RidA family protein — MAGDTGKVSARLTELAITLPPVAAPVAAYVPAVQAGDLVFTSGQLPFTDGALPATGAVGEGAAVTPADATSYARTATLNALAAIDDLVGIDNVRQIVKVVGFVASAPGFGGQPAVVNGASDLLGEIFGEAGAHARSAVGVAELPLGSPVEVELIVRVA, encoded by the coding sequence ATGGCCGGCGATACAGGCAAGGTCTCCGCCCGCCTCACCGAGCTGGCGATCACGCTTCCCCCCGTCGCGGCACCGGTCGCCGCCTACGTGCCTGCGGTCCAGGCCGGTGACCTGGTCTTCACCTCGGGCCAACTGCCGTTCACCGACGGTGCGCTGCCCGCCACCGGGGCTGTCGGCGAGGGTGCTGCCGTGACCCCGGCGGACGCCACGTCCTACGCCCGCACCGCCACCCTCAACGCACTGGCGGCGATCGATGACCTCGTCGGGATCGACAATGTCCGCCAGATCGTCAAAGTCGTCGGCTTCGTGGCCTCCGCGCCGGGCTTCGGTGGGCAGCCTGCGGTCGTCAACGGTGCCTCCGACCTGCTCGGCGAGATTTTCGGCGAGGCTGGTGCGCATGCCCGCAGCGCCGTCGGTGTCGCTGAACTGCCGTTGGGAAGCCCCGTCGAGGTTGAGCTGATCGTCCGCGTGGCGTAG
- a CDS encoding DUF4177 domain-containing protein gives MTQWEYATVPLLTHATKQILDNWGEDGWELVSVLPGPTGEQHVAYLKREK, from the coding sequence ATGACTCAATGGGAATACGCCACCGTTCCGCTCCTGACCCACGCGACCAAGCAGATCCTCGACAACTGGGGTGAAGACGGCTGGGAACTCGTGTCCGTCCTCCCCGGACCCACCGGCGAGCAGCACGTCGCCTACCTGAAGCGGGAGAAGTAG
- a CDS encoding MBL fold metallo-hydrolase, which yields MEHPAYSQLRPVTPSVGVVLCDNPSYQALEGTNSWVIRAPGDTASVIVDPGPHDEGHLNVLRRKATEDGAEVALILLTHHHPDHADGAGRLRQLVGAPVRAVDKRYCIAGDPLVDGEIIRCDGLTPSIDVLATPGHTDDSVCFAVHTDGGTSREDLEGILTGDTIAGRHTTMISETTGDLGDYLESLRLLARRGSGVRMLPGHGPDRDDTAQLAVKYLQRREHRLRQVAAAVATLGEDATVGQIVDEIYTDVDPVLRDSAKQSTRVALRHLGKL from the coding sequence ATGGAGCACCCCGCGTACAGCCAGTTGCGTCCCGTCACCCCCTCTGTTGGAGTGGTTCTGTGTGACAACCCCAGCTACCAGGCCCTCGAGGGCACCAACTCGTGGGTCATCCGGGCTCCGGGTGACACGGCGAGCGTCATCGTCGATCCGGGTCCTCACGATGAAGGTCACCTCAATGTCCTCCGGAGGAAAGCCACCGAGGACGGCGCAGAAGTGGCGCTGATCCTCCTGACACACCATCATCCCGACCATGCCGACGGGGCGGGTCGCCTGCGACAACTCGTCGGAGCCCCTGTGCGTGCCGTCGACAAACGCTACTGCATCGCCGGGGACCCCCTCGTCGACGGCGAAATCATCCGGTGTGACGGCTTGACCCCGAGTATCGACGTACTTGCCACGCCGGGTCACACCGACGATTCGGTCTGCTTCGCCGTGCACACCGACGGCGGAACATCCAGAGAGGACCTCGAGGGGATCCTCACCGGCGACACGATCGCCGGTCGACACACGACCATGATCTCGGAGACCACCGGCGACCTGGGGGACTATCTGGAGTCACTGAGACTGCTCGCACGGCGGGGATCAGGAGTACGGATGCTGCCAGGGCACGGTCCCGACCGCGATGACACCGCCCAGTTGGCGGTCAAGTACCTTCAGCGTCGTGAGCACCGGCTGCGGCAGGTCGCCGCGGCTGTGGCGACACTGGGCGAGGACGCGACCGTCGGACAGATCGTTGACGAGATCTACACTGACGTCGATCCGGTGCTGCGTGACTCGGCCAAGCAGTCCACCCGTGTCGCCTTACGGCATCTCGGCAAGCTGTAG
- a CDS encoding WhiB family transcriptional regulator: MTASLRHPDSTTGATCTDAAATPEVRSGSQGVLHRTAGQVTTRESFNNRGEWITQAHCRNIDPEELFVRGAAQRKAVAICRHCPVVLQCRADALDNDVEFGVWGGMTERQRRALLRKHPDVESWADFFAGQLEASQS, encoded by the coding sequence ATGACCGCATCACTCCGACACCCTGACAGCACCACCGGCGCCACCTGTACAGACGCAGCTGCAACCCCCGAGGTTCGTAGCGGTAGCCAGGGCGTCCTGCACCGAACGGCGGGTCAGGTGACCACCCGCGAGTCCTTCAACAACCGGGGTGAATGGATCACCCAGGCGCACTGCCGCAACATTGACCCCGAAGAGCTGTTCGTCCGTGGTGCGGCTCAGCGGAAGGCGGTGGCTATCTGCCGCCACTGCCCGGTGGTTCTCCAGTGCCGTGCGGACGCCCTCGACAATGACGTCGAGTTCGGTGTGTGGGGAGGTATGACCGAGCGTCAGCGCCGTGCCCTGCTGCGCAAGCATCCCGACGTGGAGAGCTGGGCGGACTTCTTCGCCGGCCAGCTTGAGGCATCCCAGAGCTGA